One stretch of Prunus persica cultivar Lovell chromosome G1, Prunus_persica_NCBIv2, whole genome shotgun sequence DNA includes these proteins:
- the LOC18791737 gene encoding cytokinin dehydrogenase 7 isoform X2: MIAYLECFVHENDTESRPDDDVSSLSKALDLQGSIHDCEGPTDEASRDFGGMYSLAPLAFIRPSDADDVARKVKEAARSSNLTVAARGNGHSINGQAMADRGLVLDMRSLDDHFRVVEANNGSFYADVSGGALWEHVLKQCVSEYGMAPRSWTDYLSLTVGGTLSNAGVSGQAFRYGPQTSNVTELQVVTGKGEIFNCSETENSELFFGALGGLGQFGIITRARVLLQPAPDMGVNRLLGGLGFVERLKFQVDLSYLEFLLRVKRAEEHAKANGIWDAPHPWLNLFVSKSDIADFDRTVIKKILKDGIGGPMLVYPLLRSKWDARTSVVLPESEIFYIVALLRFTPPYPKGPSFKNLVAQNKEIIQYCNKKGFDFKLYLPHYRSQDDWKRHFGNDRWSRFVERKTCFDPMAILAPGQKIFPRVSQP; encoded by the exons ATGATAGCCTACCTGGAGTGTTTCGTTCACGAAAACGACACCGAATCGAGGCCGGACGACGACGTTTCCAGCCTCTCCAAGGCTCTGGACCTCCAAGGCAGTATCCACGACTGCGAGGGGCCCACCGACGAGGCCTCCAGAGATTTCGGCGGCATGTATTCCCTCGCGCCGCTCGCTTTCATCCGCCCTTCCGACGCCGATGACGTGGCGAGGAAGGTCAAAGAGGCTGCCAGGTCCTCGAATCTGACGGTGGCGGCGCGCGGCAACGGCCACTCGATCAACGGCCAGGCGATGGCGGATCGAGGCCTCGTCTTGGACATGAGGTCCTTGGACGACCATTTCCGAGTGGTAGAAGCGAACAATGGCTCCTTCTACGCCGACGTGTCCGGAGGGGCATTATGGGAACATGTGCTGAAACAGTGCGTTTCCGAGTACGGGATGGCCCCGAGGTCCTGGACTGATTACCTCAGCTTGACGGTGGGCGGGACGTTATCCAACGCCGGCGTCAGCGGTCAGGCTTTCCGTTACGGTCCACAAACGTCAAACGTAACGGAGCTACAAGTCGTTACGGGGAAAGGCGAAATTTTCAATTGCTCCGAAACCGAAAACTCGGAGCTCTTTTTCGGAGCGCTTGGCGGACTCGGACAGTTCGGCATCATCACCCGAGCTAGGGTTTTGCTCCAACCAGCCCCAGACATG GGCGTGAACAGATTGCTTGGAGGCCTCGGATTCGTTGAGCGATTGAAGTTCCAAGTGGACCTCAGCTACCTTGAGTTCTTATTGCGTGTGAAGCGTGCAGAGGAACACGCCAAGGCCAACGGGATATGGGACGCGCCACATCCTTGGTTGAACCTGTTTGTCTCGAAATCTGATATCGCTGATTTTGATCGGACGGTCATCAAGAAGATCCTCAAGGATGGGATTGGTGGGCCCATGCTCGTCTACCCTCTGCTGCGAAGCAA GTGGGATGCACGTACATCAGTGGTGCTACCAGAAAGTGAAATCTTCTACATAGTGGCTTTGTTACGTTTCACTCCACCATACCCAAAAGGTCCCTCGTTCAAGAATTTGGTGGCCCAGAACAAGGAAATTATACAATATTGCAACAAAAAGGGGTTTGATTTCAAGTTGTATCTGCCTCACTATCGATCGCAGGATGATTGGAAGCGGCATTTTGGAAATGATCGATGGTCGAGATTCGTCGAGAGGAAGACCTGCTTTGATCCAATGGCCATCCTTGCTCCTGGGCAGAAAATTTTCCCTAGGGTTTCTCAGCCCTAA
- the LOC18791737 gene encoding cytokinin dehydrogenase 7 isoform X1 yields the protein MIAYLECFVHENDTESRPDDDVSSLSKALDLQGSIHDCEGPTDEASRDFGGMYSLAPLAFIRPSDADDVARKVKEAARSSNLTVAARGNGHSINGQAMADRGLVLDMRSLDDHFRVVEANNGSFYADVSGGALWEHVLKQCVSEYGMAPRSWTDYLSLTVGGTLSNAGVSGQAFRYGPQTSNVTELQVVTGKGEIFNCSETENSELFFGALGGLGQFGIITRARVLLQPAPDMVRWIRLVYTEFEDFTRDAELLVTRQDEEDSFDYVEGFAFVNSDNPADGRPSVPLDPDQVFDPTHLPRTAGSMLYCLELARHYRHADDPSIVDMGVNRLLGGLGFVERLKFQVDLSYLEFLLRVKRAEEHAKANGIWDAPHPWLNLFVSKSDIADFDRTVIKKILKDGIGGPMLVYPLLRSKWDARTSVVLPESEIFYIVALLRFTPPYPKGPSFKNLVAQNKEIIQYCNKKGFDFKLYLPHYRSQDDWKRHFGNDRWSRFVERKTCFDPMAILAPGQKIFPRVSQP from the exons ATGATAGCCTACCTGGAGTGTTTCGTTCACGAAAACGACACCGAATCGAGGCCGGACGACGACGTTTCCAGCCTCTCCAAGGCTCTGGACCTCCAAGGCAGTATCCACGACTGCGAGGGGCCCACCGACGAGGCCTCCAGAGATTTCGGCGGCATGTATTCCCTCGCGCCGCTCGCTTTCATCCGCCCTTCCGACGCCGATGACGTGGCGAGGAAGGTCAAAGAGGCTGCCAGGTCCTCGAATCTGACGGTGGCGGCGCGCGGCAACGGCCACTCGATCAACGGCCAGGCGATGGCGGATCGAGGCCTCGTCTTGGACATGAGGTCCTTGGACGACCATTTCCGAGTGGTAGAAGCGAACAATGGCTCCTTCTACGCCGACGTGTCCGGAGGGGCATTATGGGAACATGTGCTGAAACAGTGCGTTTCCGAGTACGGGATGGCCCCGAGGTCCTGGACTGATTACCTCAGCTTGACGGTGGGCGGGACGTTATCCAACGCCGGCGTCAGCGGTCAGGCTTTCCGTTACGGTCCACAAACGTCAAACGTAACGGAGCTACAAGTCGTTACGGGGAAAGGCGAAATTTTCAATTGCTCCGAAACCGAAAACTCGGAGCTCTTTTTCGGAGCGCTTGGCGGACTCGGACAGTTCGGCATCATCACCCGAGCTAGGGTTTTGCTCCAACCAGCCCCAGACATG GTGAGATGGATAAGGCTGGTGTACACCGAGTTTGAGGACTTCACTCGTGACGCCGAGTTACTGGTGACTCGGCAGGACGAGGAGGACTCGTTTGATTACGTGGAAGGCTTTGCCTTCGTCAACAGCGACAACCCGGCAGATGGGCGGCCCTCCGTGCCGTTGGATCCGGACCAGGTCTTCGACCCGACCCATCTTCCACGAACCGCCGGATCAATGCTCTACTGTCTCGAACTGGCTCGTCACTACCGCCACGCTGACGACCCCTCAATTGTTGATAtg GGCGTGAACAGATTGCTTGGAGGCCTCGGATTCGTTGAGCGATTGAAGTTCCAAGTGGACCTCAGCTACCTTGAGTTCTTATTGCGTGTGAAGCGTGCAGAGGAACACGCCAAGGCCAACGGGATATGGGACGCGCCACATCCTTGGTTGAACCTGTTTGTCTCGAAATCTGATATCGCTGATTTTGATCGGACGGTCATCAAGAAGATCCTCAAGGATGGGATTGGTGGGCCCATGCTCGTCTACCCTCTGCTGCGAAGCAA GTGGGATGCACGTACATCAGTGGTGCTACCAGAAAGTGAAATCTTCTACATAGTGGCTTTGTTACGTTTCACTCCACCATACCCAAAAGGTCCCTCGTTCAAGAATTTGGTGGCCCAGAACAAGGAAATTATACAATATTGCAACAAAAAGGGGTTTGATTTCAAGTTGTATCTGCCTCACTATCGATCGCAGGATGATTGGAAGCGGCATTTTGGAAATGATCGATGGTCGAGATTCGTCGAGAGGAAGACCTGCTTTGATCCAATGGCCATCCTTGCTCCTGGGCAGAAAATTTTCCCTAGGGTTTCTCAGCCCTAA